A stretch of Desulfotalea psychrophila LSv54 DNA encodes these proteins:
- a CDS encoding CBS domain-containing protein has protein sequence MDCRICMSPLPTPLYTDQSAGTVIDFMRKHHLEFVPIVDRDNKFAGLVSTEKLMRMLLPKSIGMMRSIKHASYLRESAEDLQARMDDIRFRLIGDLLDPHAQTVHPDASLVDALMVISNRQYIVPVVDDDGLLVGAISYFSIMHALEAAQEERP, from the coding sequence ATGGACTGCCGTATCTGCATGAGCCCATTACCCACACCTCTCTATACTGATCAATCAGCGGGTACTGTCATCGACTTTATGCGCAAGCATCACCTTGAATTTGTTCCTATTGTGGACCGTGATAATAAGTTTGCCGGATTGGTCAGCACTGAAAAACTGATGCGGATGTTGTTACCCAAATCAATTGGGATGATGCGTAGCATAAAACATGCCAGTTACTTACGTGAATCCGCTGAGGACTTGCAGGCTCGTATGGATGATATCCGTTTCCGGCTAATCGGTGATTTGCTCGATCCACATGCCCAAACAGTACATCCTGACGCATCCCTGGTCGATGCCCTGATGGTGATCAGTAATCGTCAGTATATAGTGCCTGTGGTGGATGACGACGGTCTACTCGTTGGCGCCATCTCCTACTTTTCTATCATGCATGCGCTTGAAGCGGCACAGGAAGAAAGGCCATGA
- a CDS encoding ArsB/NhaD family transporter, which yields MNPPNQDQIATLFGLDPVILSASILVITFIVLFSERFNRTVVSLIGACTVIITGILTQEQAIAGIDFNTLALLTGMMIIVAVTRQTGLFEYISIWAVQLVKGDPRGVLIVLALVTALFSAFLDNLTTVLLVVPVALLIAEKLEVSPYPFLISQILASNIGGTATLIGDPPNILIGSATGYSFTDFLFNLGPLVLILLVLTTLFLYFYLGSSLQTSEENRSRIMRFRPADSIQDPALLKVSLTMIAAVIAGFIFGDHYGIAPGTIAMFSAALLLLFCDFGESAQVQGQRLRLALAEVEWGALFFFMGLFILVHGVKHTGILHMLGDKLIQLTEGDPQTTAFSVLWLSALASSAIDNIPFVATMIPLVESMEISLGGAEAIKPVWWSLALGSCLGGNGSLIGAAANVMVAGLGDRAGYPLNFLDFIKIGLPIMLVSVLIAHVYVYLVYF from the coding sequence ATGAATCCGCCGAATCAAGACCAGATCGCTACTCTCTTTGGCCTGGATCCTGTCATACTATCGGCCTCTATCCTCGTCATTACATTCATTGTCCTATTCAGCGAGCGCTTTAACCGAACCGTTGTCTCCCTGATTGGTGCCTGTACTGTTATTATCACCGGTATCCTGACCCAGGAACAGGCCATAGCAGGCATAGACTTTAACACCCTGGCCCTTTTAACGGGCATGATGATCATTGTCGCGGTAACCCGCCAGACAGGTCTTTTTGAATATATTTCCATCTGGGCTGTTCAGCTGGTCAAGGGGGACCCACGAGGTGTACTGATTGTACTGGCACTGGTTACGGCACTGTTTTCAGCATTTCTTGATAATCTGACCACTGTATTGTTGGTAGTGCCGGTCGCCTTGCTTATTGCCGAGAAATTGGAAGTATCCCCTTACCCGTTTTTAATCTCTCAAATACTGGCATCCAATATCGGTGGCACTGCTACTCTTATCGGTGATCCGCCAAATATTCTTATTGGCTCAGCCACCGGATACTCATTTACGGACTTTCTTTTTAATCTGGGGCCACTGGTATTGATACTGCTGGTACTGACCACTTTATTCCTCTATTTCTATCTTGGCAGTTCTTTGCAAACATCAGAGGAAAATCGTTCCAGGATCATGCGCTTTCGACCGGCTGACAGTATACAGGACCCGGCCCTGTTGAAGGTTTCATTGACTATGATTGCCGCTGTCATTGCCGGCTTCATATTCGGCGACCATTATGGAATAGCCCCCGGTACAATTGCTATGTTCAGTGCAGCTCTGTTACTGTTATTTTGTGATTTCGGAGAAAGTGCCCAGGTGCAGGGTCAGCGTCTGCGTCTGGCTTTAGCCGAAGTCGAATGGGGCGCACTATTTTTTTTCATGGGTCTATTCATTCTGGTTCATGGGGTTAAACATACCGGCATACTGCATATGCTGGGTGATAAGCTGATTCAGTTAACCGAAGGTGATCCGCAAACCACCGCATTTTCGGTATTGTGGCTGTCTGCTTTGGCATCCTCAGCCATCGACAACATCCCCTTTGTTGCAACAATGATTCCTCTGGTGGAATCAATGGAGATCAGTCTTGGCGGTGCAGAGGCAATAAAGCCCGTCTGGTGGTCACTGGCACTTGGATCTTGTTTAGGTGGTAATGGTTCATTGATTGGTGCAGCTGCTAACGTAATGGTGGCTGGTTTGGGTGATCGGGCAGGCTATCCCCTTAATTTTCTCGATTTCATTAAAATAGGTTTGCCAATCATGCTGGTTAGCGTCCTTATAGCTCATGTTTATGTTTACTTGGTTTATTTTTAG
- a CDS encoding HD domain-containing phosphohydrolase, which yields MQKKIFSPLYILALFLFLSASRAYAYSPAYKILILHSYSMDYMWTEELHQGITETLEKMSPPSQFRVEFMDTKNFFNEAYIKSLAHTYTLKYAEVQFDGIVVTDNNALAFMTSYGKDIFPGVPVVACGINDARPPEEGSNIKSIIAAGADHGETIRQALKYWPDAKRLFVLYDATPTGQFIASEVRQSLSSLEAPLKAQFISDKSLDELKRFVATRKATDLVYTLPFFRDITGNVFAEGQAVRELASLSSVPILASWSFQLGTGVIGGRCVSPYYSGELAMRTLMEILDGQAVPPFQSHVSVFENRYDYEVVKQFGIQEKLLPEDTIFINRPLSFYEKHRDVLLPAGIVIAILSIIATLLFLNLQKQRTINVTNARLIALDKELITTQRELVSTLGEVIEVRSKETGNHVKRVAKISRLIGEKIGLSDHELETLEAASPMHDVGKIGIPESILQKPGKLTDAEFDVIKTHTTIGKDILGSSDRELLSIACIIAHQHHERWDGTGYPAGLDGEKISIYARITMLADIYDALSSDRSYKTAWSEKQIYEYIRSKREKFFDPYLVDVFFEHIGEVRAIRTQYRK from the coding sequence ATGCAAAAAAAAATCTTTTCCCCCCTCTATATCCTTGCTCTGTTTCTATTTCTGTCCGCTTCCAGGGCTTATGCGTACAGTCCAGCATACAAGATACTTATTTTACATTCCTATTCCATGGACTACATGTGGACGGAGGAGCTGCATCAGGGGATAACAGAGACTCTTGAAAAAATGTCTCCACCCTCACAGTTCCGCGTTGAATTCATGGACACAAAAAATTTTTTTAATGAAGCCTATATCAAAAGCCTTGCCCATACCTATACCCTGAAATACGCTGAGGTACAGTTCGATGGCATCGTTGTAACAGACAACAACGCCCTGGCCTTTATGACAAGTTATGGAAAAGATATTTTTCCAGGAGTTCCCGTAGTGGCCTGCGGGATCAACGACGCGAGGCCACCGGAAGAGGGAAGTAATATCAAAAGTATCATTGCGGCGGGAGCTGACCATGGAGAAACCATAAGGCAGGCATTGAAGTACTGGCCGGATGCCAAAAGACTGTTTGTCCTTTACGATGCAACCCCCACAGGCCAATTCATAGCCAGCGAGGTACGACAGTCTCTCTCCTCATTAGAAGCCCCTCTCAAAGCCCAATTCATATCCGACAAAAGCCTTGATGAACTGAAACGATTTGTTGCTACCCGCAAGGCAACGGATCTTGTATATACACTTCCCTTTTTCCGTGACATCACCGGGAATGTATTTGCGGAAGGTCAGGCGGTGAGGGAACTTGCTTCCCTCTCCTCAGTCCCCATCCTGGCTTCCTGGTCCTTTCAGTTGGGCACAGGCGTTATTGGTGGACGATGCGTCTCCCCGTATTATTCAGGAGAGCTGGCGATGCGCACCCTCATGGAGATTCTTGACGGACAGGCTGTACCGCCTTTCCAGTCGCACGTTTCCGTGTTCGAAAACCGCTATGATTATGAAGTGGTGAAACAGTTTGGCATCCAGGAAAAACTTCTTCCTGAAGATACCATATTCATCAACAGGCCCTTATCATTTTATGAAAAGCATCGCGACGTACTGCTGCCGGCAGGTATCGTAATCGCCATCCTTTCCATCATTGCAACGCTTCTATTCCTGAATCTCCAGAAACAACGAACCATCAATGTCACCAACGCCCGTCTAATAGCTCTGGACAAGGAACTCATCACGACCCAACGGGAGTTGGTGAGTACCCTGGGCGAAGTGATTGAAGTCAGATCAAAGGAAACAGGCAATCATGTGAAGCGTGTTGCCAAGATATCACGACTGATTGGGGAAAAAATCGGACTGAGTGATCATGAGCTGGAAACCCTGGAGGCCGCCTCACCGATGCATGACGTGGGAAAGATTGGCATTCCCGAGAGTATTCTGCAGAAACCAGGAAAACTCACAGATGCAGAATTTGACGTTATCAAGACGCATACGACTATAGGCAAGGACATTCTGGGCTCTTCTGACCGGGAGCTTTTGAGCATCGCCTGCATCATCGCTCACCAACACCATGAACGTTGGGACGGAACCGGATACCCGGCCGGTCTCGATGGTGAAAAGATCAGCATATATGCCAGAATTACAATGCTGGCCGATATCTATGACGCTCTTTCGTCAGATCGGTCATATAAAACGGCATGGTCGGAAAAACAAATCTACGAATACATTCGCTCCAAACGTGAGAAATTCTTTGACCCCTATCTTGTTGACGTTTTCTTTGAACACATAGGCGAGGTAAGGGCCATACGAACTCAATATCGAAAATGA
- a CDS encoding autotransporter outer membrane beta-barrel domain-containing protein, with protein sequence MTFAGDITTSGVQAQGVFIQSIGGASGNGGNADSWVDGNAGFASVPGPGGEATVSYANGTIRTKGDEAGGILVESVGGFAGNAGGATGFVGYGANGGSAGDGRTVTATLNAVSVDTTGNYSNGLSALSVGGGGGVGSKDDGFIAIGAKAGAGGVGGNVTVTLTDTNTITTKGDDASGIFVLSAGGGGGTSGGNDGVVALGGDGGKGGNGGKAAFSADGNTTITTEGEYAVGVMISSIGDGGGKSTSPKGPWALGAKGGDGGSGSDVTFDLKSGTLGVTTQDKIADGVLISSIGGGGGHGGSSLAALDIIKPILGSQGGDGGSGGDITVTSEGGSVDIETFAFKSNGFVAQSIGGGGGTGGNVVNVDIGLTFNQQTAASNTITAHHGGTVNVGAKDTVGLTGSVTTHGATSSALLVQSVGGGGGSAGNNIEAGSTLEFNHDMGADGQYGGTGGNVTVNSKTDATTDGDHADGILVQSIGGGGGQSSNVIDANVGGEFSQFVGNQGSSAGTAGSAGAVWVQTDSTVETKGDNALGVVAQSIGGGGGKAGYTFGGDVSISSGSIALGSSGGTGGSSGTVDLTTAGSVTTHGHLSTGVMAQSVAGGGGTSGTTVNGDAGISLGYTHGGNGGLGGMASDITLTNNASVTTAGSGATGILAQSMGGGGGSGGVTASGSFSIMGDLSIAHGGNGGDGGTAGKVTLTNTKNINTSGDSSHGVFAQSLGGSGGVGGFLGTGAGSAGLISTSVNVSVGGSGGAGSTADTVDITNSGQITTGGYQSTGITAQSIGGNGGDGGAIIAAAIDLSSEGGGSVNVSVGGDGGDSGTAKAVTVTNNSGGDITTNGHLSYGIFAQSIGGNGGKGGGSYAYTVSGSSGPTFQTTVSIGGSGGNGSVGSSVTVENQATLKTSGGNAHGIYAQSVGGNGGVGAYGSASALNFYLAPKNKNPSFSVDVALGGSGGNGEDAGSVTVQNNGDISTRTETSYGIYAQSVGGGGGDGGQAGSHTFGYTNKQKKTDEGKSYSLKYAMGGNSGASGDGNDVSVTHSEGTISTAGNASYAIYAQSVGGGGGNSGNGSPGLKGWVADIKKTFDFLHDIYETYKGVKGFPKDELSFEIDIGGQAGASGTGGNVTVENDATLSTTGDSGTAIFAQSVGGGGGSGGDGSQGLLTSITVARSGSGGGNGGNVAVTNSGNISTEGSGAMGIYAQSVGGGGGSAGDIESSIVTGVANFYETLGAQIFGKDNGGQGGDGGDVNITSTGQIHTANKNAHGIWVQSVGGSGGAGGNLGSDTDSASIGSAGDAGNSGYVDIAIDGLINVKGTGSHGIFAQSASGTDGYSGGVKMRIAGTVKAEGENARAILAQSSETGTDDPQGDKGGGSAQCKDDECRGTSHIYVNKGGLVETTHSSAYETIVISGGRSSYNSDGSLSYSNMIQNEGTIQSADANSVVIANDFQGALRIHNLSGGILAGSLQLDDSNRTEFENLQGAYFHAGKTVYLGKLGNYTGYDGSTMSPYGQNIVGTSTVSLGETYAEAGTLWIDVQQNSTGTVLNDQIVFDGLAQGAQINLTGVIQPVWVGSTTLSSGNTGVLHIVSLTNDANLKTMTATLVNTPTVTYTLSNKTSDIFVNYTIDYTGSAAGIELGNNALSYARYLSSAMAAIEATASGDTKEALSMHATTILNTTSADELAAIYGSHTPEESLIGATRAVSASHRLNQLMQSCPTLDPTTGTDFLRQNDCAWVQAIGSHLNQNATGESPEFSETTWGIALGSQREIAADTFIEIVGQFETLSIDGDNFSQDGKRYSLGLALKKEIGRFTLSTALTGGIYSLNYDRAYKSSQIWQQADSDIDGGFLGAEVRASAVFLGQSGYYTKPSAALAYTQVWQNSFTESGNGLLNWDVGSVSDGWLAMTPMIELGRAFSVNDHSMLAFIRAGLTVVLNEPSMDASSTLVDADASLGELNFTMGTDRCQGDLTVGFDAQLQDNLSLSIRAQTALSTNSYDYGGSAKLEFRF encoded by the coding sequence GTGACTTTCGCCGGCGACATCACGACCTCGGGCGTCCAGGCGCAAGGCGTCTTCATCCAGAGTATCGGCGGCGCCAGCGGCAACGGTGGCAACGCCGATAGCTGGGTCGACGGCAACGCTGGTTTTGCCAGCGTGCCGGGACCGGGTGGCGAGGCCACGGTCAGCTACGCGAATGGAACCATTAGGACGAAAGGCGATGAAGCCGGGGGCATCCTCGTGGAGAGTGTCGGCGGTTTCGCTGGTAACGCCGGCGGCGCGACCGGCTTTGTCGGCTATGGCGCCAACGGCGGGAGTGCTGGTGATGGCCGTACCGTTACGGCGACCCTTAATGCCGTGTCTGTGGATACGACAGGGAACTATTCTAATGGACTAAGCGCACTCTCGGTGGGCGGTGGCGGCGGTGTCGGCTCGAAGGATGACGGCTTTATCGCCATCGGTGCCAAAGCAGGTGCAGGTGGCGTGGGCGGTAACGTCACCGTCACGCTGACGGACACCAACACCATCACCACCAAGGGCGACGACGCGTCAGGAATCTTCGTGCTGAGCGCTGGCGGAGGCGGCGGCACCAGCGGCGGGAACGACGGCGTGGTCGCCCTTGGCGGTGATGGAGGAAAAGGCGGCAATGGCGGCAAGGCCGCCTTCTCCGCCGACGGCAACACCACCATCACGACCGAGGGCGAATATGCTGTTGGTGTGATGATCTCGAGTATCGGCGACGGCGGCGGCAAGTCGACCTCGCCCAAAGGGCCCTGGGCCCTCGGAGCCAAAGGTGGCGATGGTGGCAGTGGCTCCGATGTGACCTTTGATCTCAAGAGTGGAACGCTCGGGGTCACAACGCAGGATAAAATCGCAGACGGGGTACTGATTTCATCCATTGGCGGCGGTGGTGGCCATGGCGGTAGCTCCCTTGCCGCCCTCGATATCATCAAGCCTATCCTCGGCTCCCAGGGCGGCGATGGCGGTTCAGGCGGCGACATCACAGTCACCAGCGAAGGCGGCAGCGTCGACATCGAAACCTTCGCTTTCAAGTCTAACGGCTTCGTCGCGCAGTCCATCGGCGGTGGCGGCGGCACCGGCGGCAACGTGGTCAACGTCGACATCGGCCTGACCTTCAACCAACAGACCGCCGCCTCGAACACGATCACAGCGCATCACGGCGGAACCGTCAATGTCGGCGCCAAGGATACCGTTGGCCTGACCGGATCGGTGACCACGCACGGAGCCACATCTTCGGCCCTCCTTGTCCAGTCGGTCGGGGGTGGCGGCGGTTCGGCTGGTAATAACATCGAGGCAGGCAGCACCCTTGAATTCAATCATGACATGGGGGCGGACGGTCAGTACGGCGGGACCGGTGGCAACGTCACGGTAAACTCCAAGACCGATGCCACGACCGATGGCGACCACGCAGACGGCATCCTGGTGCAGTCGATCGGTGGCGGCGGTGGCCAGTCGAGCAACGTTATCGACGCCAATGTCGGAGGGGAATTCAGCCAGTTCGTTGGCAATCAGGGATCATCTGCAGGAACTGCCGGCTCTGCCGGAGCGGTCTGGGTTCAAACTGACAGTACGGTCGAGACCAAGGGCGACAATGCACTTGGCGTCGTCGCCCAGTCCATCGGCGGCGGTGGCGGCAAAGCGGGTTACACCTTCGGCGGAGACGTCTCGATCAGTTCCGGGTCGATCGCGCTCGGCTCATCCGGTGGTACGGGCGGCTCGTCGGGAACGGTGGATCTGACCACCGCCGGCAGCGTGACGACACACGGCCATCTCTCGACCGGCGTCATGGCCCAGAGCGTGGCCGGCGGTGGTGGCACATCCGGCACCACAGTCAATGGCGATGCCGGTATCAGCCTCGGCTATACCCACGGGGGCAACGGCGGTCTAGGCGGAATGGCCTCGGATATAACGCTGACCAACAACGCGTCCGTCACCACCGCTGGCTCAGGTGCGACCGGCATCCTGGCCCAGAGTATGGGCGGAGGCGGTGGCTCCGGGGGCGTGACGGCCTCAGGCTCATTTAGCATCATGGGCGATCTCAGCATCGCCCACGGCGGAAACGGCGGAGACGGCGGCACAGCCGGCAAGGTGACGCTGACCAACACCAAAAATATTAACACATCGGGCGACAGCTCGCACGGGGTCTTTGCCCAGTCCCTGGGCGGGAGCGGCGGCGTAGGTGGATTCTTGGGCACCGGGGCCGGAAGCGCCGGGCTGATCTCAACCTCGGTCAACGTCTCCGTTGGCGGTAGCGGCGGTGCGGGTAGCACTGCAGATACGGTCGACATCACCAATTCAGGCCAGATCACCACCGGCGGCTATCAATCCACGGGGATTACCGCCCAGTCGATTGGCGGCAACGGCGGCGACGGCGGTGCCATCATTGCAGCGGCGATCGATTTGAGCTCCGAGGGTGGCGGTTCAGTCAACGTCTCCGTTGGCGGCGATGGCGGCGACTCGGGCACGGCGAAGGCGGTCACAGTGACCAACAACAGCGGTGGCGATATCACCACGAACGGACACCTGTCCTACGGGATCTTCGCGCAATCGATCGGCGGCAACGGCGGCAAGGGTGGCGGCAGCTATGCCTACACTGTATCGGGTAGTTCCGGGCCGACGTTTCAGACCACCGTTTCGATCGGCGGCTCCGGCGGTAATGGGTCGGTTGGTAGCTCTGTGACGGTCGAGAATCAGGCCACGCTCAAAACATCGGGCGGTAACGCCCATGGTATCTACGCGCAGTCAGTCGGCGGCAACGGCGGCGTTGGTGCCTACGGTTCCGCCAGCGCGCTCAACTTTTACTTGGCGCCCAAAAACAAGAACCCCAGCTTCAGCGTAGACGTGGCGCTGGGCGGTTCGGGCGGCAACGGAGAGGATGCCGGCTCGGTGACTGTGCAAAACAACGGAGACATCTCCACGCGGACCGAGACCTCCTATGGCATCTATGCCCAGTCGGTCGGCGGCGGTGGTGGCGACGGCGGCCAAGCCGGGTCCCATACCTTTGGCTACACCAATAAACAGAAAAAGACCGACGAAGGTAAAAGCTATTCTCTGAAATACGCCATGGGCGGCAACTCTGGCGCCTCGGGGGACGGCAACGACGTGTCGGTGACCCACTCCGAGGGTACGATATCGACGGCCGGCAACGCCTCCTACGCGATCTACGCCCAGTCGGTTGGCGGTGGTGGCGGCAACTCCGGTAACGGCTCGCCCGGGCTTAAGGGCTGGGTCGCAGATATCAAAAAAACCTTTGATTTTTTGCACGACATCTATGAAACCTACAAGGGCGTGAAGGGCTTCCCCAAAGACGAACTCTCCTTTGAAATCGATATCGGCGGCCAGGCTGGGGCCTCTGGCACCGGCGGCAACGTCACGGTCGAGAACGATGCCACGCTGAGCACAACCGGTGACAGTGGCACGGCGATCTTCGCGCAATCCGTGGGCGGTGGCGGCGGCAGTGGTGGCGACGGGAGCCAGGGGCTTCTGACTTCTATCACCGTCGCACGGTCGGGATCTGGGGGTGGCAACGGCGGTAATGTGGCCGTCACCAACAGCGGCAACATCAGTACCGAAGGCTCTGGAGCCATGGGTATTTATGCCCAATCGGTCGGTGGCGGCGGTGGATCAGCTGGTGATATCGAAAGTAGCATCGTAACCGGTGTGGCCAATTTCTATGAAACCCTGGGGGCCCAGATTTTCGGTAAGGACAACGGTGGCCAGGGTGGCGACGGGGGCGATGTTAACATCACGAGTACCGGCCAGATTCACACGGCAAATAAAAACGCCCACGGGATCTGGGTGCAGTCCGTCGGCGGTAGCGGCGGTGCCGGTGGCAATCTTGGAAGCGACACGGACAGCGCAAGCATCGGTAGCGCCGGAGACGCCGGCAACAGTGGCTATGTCGACATAGCCATTGACGGCTTAATTAATGTCAAGGGCACCGGCTCGCACGGGATCTTCGCGCAGAGCGCTTCGGGCACCGATGGCTACTCCGGTGGGGTCAAGATGCGTATCGCCGGCACAGTAAAAGCCGAGGGCGAGAACGCCCGTGCGATCCTCGCCCAATCCTCGGAAACCGGCACAGACGATCCGCAGGGCGACAAAGGCGGCGGTTCCGCCCAGTGCAAAGACGACGAATGCCGGGGCACCAGTCACATCTATGTCAATAAGGGCGGGCTGGTCGAAACGACGCACAGTTCGGCCTACGAGACGATAGTTATCTCAGGGGGGCGGTCAAGCTATAATTCCGACGGGTCGCTCAGCTATTCCAACATGATCCAGAACGAGGGCACGATCCAGAGCGCCGATGCGAACTCAGTGGTCATTGCTAACGATTTTCAGGGTGCGCTCAGGATCCACAATTTGAGCGGAGGCATCCTCGCGGGCTCGCTGCAACTCGACGACTCTAACCGGACTGAGTTCGAAAACCTACAGGGCGCGTACTTCCACGCCGGCAAGACCGTCTATCTTGGCAAGCTCGGTAACTACACAGGCTATGACGGCAGCACCATGTCTCCCTATGGCCAGAACATAGTCGGCACAAGCACGGTGAGCCTCGGTGAAACCTACGCCGAGGCCGGGACACTCTGGATCGATGTCCAACAAAACTCGACTGGGACTGTATTAAATGACCAGATCGTTTTTGATGGTCTTGCCCAGGGCGCGCAGATCAACCTGACCGGCGTGATCCAACCCGTTTGGGTTGGAAGCACCACCCTTTCCAGCGGCAACACCGGCGTACTGCACATCGTTTCGCTGACGAATGACGCTAACCTCAAGACAATGACCGCGACATTAGTCAACACCCCGACCGTCACCTACACCCTCAGCAACAAGACCAGCGATATCTTCGTCAATTACACGATCGACTATACTGGCAGCGCAGCGGGAATAGAACTAGGGAACAATGCGCTCAGTTATGCCAGATATTTAAGCAGCGCCATGGCGGCAATTGAGGCCACGGCGAGCGGCGACACGAAAGAAGCCTTATCCATGCACGCGACCACGATTCTGAACACTACCAGTGCCGACGAACTAGCGGCAATCTACGGTAGCCATACCCCGGAAGAGAGCCTGATCGGGGCGACCAGAGCGGTCTCGGCATCGCACAGGCTAAACCAGCTAATGCAGAGCTGTCCGACACTCGACCCGACGACCGGCACCGACTTCCTGCGCCAGAACGACTGTGCCTGGGTCCAGGCAATCGGCTCGCATTTAAACCAGAATGCCACTGGAGAAAGTCCTGAGTTCTCCGAGACCACCTGGGGTATCGCACTCGGCTCGCAACGTGAGATCGCAGCCGACACCTTTATTGAGATAGTGGGCCAATTCGAGACGCTGTCCATCGACGGCGACAACTTTTCTCAGGATGGCAAGCGCTATTCGCTGGGCTTGGCTCTTAAGAAGGAGATCGGGAGATTCACCCTCTCCACAGCACTGACCGGTGGGATCTATTCACTCAACTACGATCGGGCCTACAAGTCCTCCCAGATTTGGCAACAAGCCGATTCCGACATAGACGGAGGCTTCCTCGGAGCCGAGGTCCGGGCATCGGCTGTGTTCTTAGGCCAAAGTGGCTACTACACCAAGCCCTCAGCCGCATTGGCCTACACACAGGTCTGGCAGAACAGTTTTACCGAAAGCGGCAACGGCCTCCTGAATTGGGACGTCGGGTCGGTCAGCGATGGCTGGCTCGCCATGACCCCAATGATCGAGCTTGGTCGGGCCTTCTCGGTCAATGACCACTCCATGCTGGCCTTCATCCGAGCGGGTCTCACGGTAGTATTAAACGAACCGAGCATGGACGCGAGTTCGACGCTGGTGGACGCGGATGCTTCGCTCGGAGAGCTGAACTTCACAATGGGCACCGACCGTTGCCAGGGCGATTTAACCGTGGGCTTCGATGCGCAGCTACAGGACAACCTTTCGCTGTCAATACGGGCCCAGACCGCCTTGTCGACGAACAGCTACGATTACGGCGGTTCCGCGAAACTCGAATTCCGGTTCTGA